In one Nicotiana sylvestris chromosome 8, ASM39365v2, whole genome shotgun sequence genomic region, the following are encoded:
- the LOC138875506 gene encoding uncharacterized protein, translated as MCLTVIIQKGRKVQGLKSLELLGQKKRKRKVASSILVETPPTRGRAARSEKKLSKAELEKALEESKRKAAAKGKKKVSEPVEAIDIEEMDLVFRDEANTEEVEAVTPKTKKRKTSKKKSPSKMADAEPSTLAKRTRSARKSRKVQIVEEEESEEEEESDEEQDRLVKFGKRTILKGRLLRDLDEEGMVMLLEKLQM; from the coding sequence ATGTGTTTGACTGTTATAATCCAAAAAGGAAGAAAAGTTCAGGGGTTAAAATCCCTAGAACTGCTAgggcaaaaaaaaagaaagagaaaggttGCCTCTTCTATCCTTGTAGAGACTCCTCCTACAAGAGGAAGAGCTGCAAGGAGTGAGAAAAAGCTGAGTAAGGCTGAACTTGAAAAGGCCTTAGAAGAGAgtaaaagaaaagctgctgcaaaaggaaagaagaagGTAAGTGAGCCTGTTGAGGCAATTGACATTGAGGAGATGGACCTGGTCTTTCGTGATGAAGCCAACACAGAGGAGGTGGAGGCTGTGACCCcaaagacaaagaaaagaaagacttCCAAGAAGAAGTCACCTTCAAAGATGGCTGATGCAGAGCCTTCTACCTTGGCAAAAAGAACCAGGTCTGCAAGAAAGTCTCGGAAAGTGCAAATAGTGGAGGAAGAGGaaagtgaagaagaagaggaatctgATGAAGAGCAGGACAGGTTGGTCAAGTTTGGGAAAAGAACCATATTAAAGGGTAGACTCCTCAGGGACTTGGATGAGGAAGGCATGGTGATGCTTCTGGAAAAACTACAAATGTAg